In Candidatus Methanosphaera massiliense, the following are encoded in one genomic region:
- a CDS encoding XTP/dITP diphosphatase encodes MLVTFITGNEHKVKEARDIFEKFGIEVNHENPGYPEVQGSIEEVAAYGAKYVAEKLQKPIIVDDTGLFIRALNGFPGTYSSYVQETLTNKGIIKLLKDEQDRYAEFRSCIGYCAPKCEPKTFLGTVAGEILSEERGNNGFAYDPLFYVKEYNKTFGELTTGEKDECSHRRKSMEKFAKWYSEQ; translated from the coding sequence ATGTTAGTAACATTTATTACTGGAAACGAACATAAAGTTAAAGAGGCAAGAGATATCTTCGAAAAATTTGGAATAGAAGTTAACCATGAAAATCCAGGATATCCTGAAGTTCAAGGTTCAATAGAAGAAGTAGCAGCATATGGAGCAAAATACGTTGCTGAAAAACTTCAAAAACCAATAATAGTAGATGATACCGGCTTGTTTATCAGAGCCCTTAACGGTTTTCCAGGAACATACTCATCTTATGTCCAGGAAACACTAACCAATAAGGGAATTATAAAATTACTAAAAGATGAACAGGACAGATACGCCGAATTCAGGTCATGTATTGGTTACTGTGCACCCAAATGTGAACCCAAGACTTTTTTAGGCACTGTCGCTGGTGAAATTTTATCAGAAGAAAGAGGTAACAATGGATTTGCATATGATCCACTCTTCTATGTAAAAGAATATAATAAAACATTTGGAGAGCTCACTACTGGTGAAAAAGATGAATGTTCCCATAGAAGAAAATCAATGGAAAAATTTGCCAAATGGTATTCTGAACAATGA
- a CDS encoding tRNA (adenine-N1)-methyltransferase — MKIIVDRKNRKYVVHDKEFHSEKGVIPEEDIKNAKVGDVLETHMGKKYTVIEPNINDYIELMKRKCSILLPQDLGLIIGFTGVGYGSKIVESGTGAGSSLLFFANIVGPEGHVTSYEIREDFVEIIKENIEGTDFNNITLHNRDVTEGFLEEDNSVDLVFLDLPRPGDVIEDSYRILKTGGFIAVYTPYVEQFQVVTRELQKNKFKNIRIREGNVRELEIKNNKTRPNSRMAGHTGYITFARKL, encoded by the coding sequence ATGAAGATAATAGTAGACAGAAAAAACAGGAAATACGTAGTACATGATAAAGAATTTCATTCAGAAAAGGGAGTAATACCTGAAGAAGATATTAAAAATGCTAAAGTAGGTGATGTACTAGAAACACATATGGGTAAAAAGTATACTGTTATAGAACCTAATATTAATGATTATATCGAATTAATGAAAAGAAAATGCTCAATATTACTACCCCAGGATCTTGGATTAATAATTGGATTTACAGGAGTAGGCTATGGTAGTAAAATTGTAGAATCAGGTACAGGTGCTGGTAGTAGTCTACTATTCTTTGCTAACATTGTAGGACCAGAAGGACATGTTACTAGTTATGAGATAAGAGAAGACTTTGTAGAAATTATAAAAGAAAACATTGAAGGTACTGATTTTAATAATATAACATTACATAACAGAGATGTTACTGAAGGATTTTTAGAAGAAGATAATTCAGTTGATTTAGTATTTTTAGATCTTCCAAGACCAGGAGATGTAATTGAAGATTCTTATAGGATACTTAAGACTGGTGGATTTATAGCAGTGTATACTCCTTATGTCGAACAGTTTCAAGTAGTAACAAGAGAATTACAGAAGAATAAATTTAAAAATATCAGAATAAGAGAGGGTAATGTTAGAGAATTAGAAATAAAAAATAATAAAACAAGGCCTAATAGTAGAATGGCAGGACATACAGGATATATTACATTTGCAAGAAAGCTATAA
- a CDS encoding 30S ribosomal protein S15, translating into MADKPEWVEQSPEEIEELIVKLYRDGQSTSQIGITLRDQYGIPSTKTVLGEKITDILEKNGIVFDYPEDLLNLIKRAVNIREHLEENPKDIHSKRGLIKIESKIRRLVKYYTKNNVLPEGWRYDPTTAALLVK; encoded by the coding sequence ATGGCAGACAAACCTGAATGGGTAGAACAAAGCCCAGAAGAAATAGAAGAATTAATCGTAAAACTATACAGAGACGGACAAAGTACAAGCCAAATTGGTATCACACTAAGAGACCAATACGGAATTCCAAGTACAAAAACAGTTTTAGGTGAAAAAATTACAGATATCCTCGAAAAAAATGGAATAGTATTCGATTACCCAGAAGATTTACTAAACTTAATTAAAAGAGCAGTAAACATAAGAGAACACCTCGAAGAAAACCCAAAAGATATCCACTCAAAAAGAGGATTAATCAAAATAGAATCTAAAATCAGAAGATTAGTAAAATACTACACTAAAAACAATGTTCTTCCTGAAGGATGGAGATATGACCCAACAACAGCAGCTTTACTTGTTAAATAG
- a CDS encoding DEAD/DEAH box helicase, which translates to MKNWIDHKYINKNTIEGRIYQQNLAMSVLKKGNTMIIAPTAMGKTVIAALISAERLKNYENSKILILAPSKPLTLQHEKSFKKFLNTSVTSITGNNKPADRKELWKENRVICATPQTVESDIISREYDFKDVSLIVFDECHHAVGSYSYVYLAQKYIQQAKDQLVLGLTASPGWEEKKIKEVSHNIYINNVIIKSEDDPDVAPYFNQVQTKWIKVKLTPELKEIKDLLAETLKIRLKTLKKLGIIDSIAKPSKREILVEQKRLQQKIASSNNPKKEYFTGISILTEVINIMHSQELLETQSIKTLNNYFNKLEKKKTKASKSLKNDYKFNKAVMLTRKYVDRGIDHPKMKRLMELIQQILDENNQNKIIVFSQFRDTTKSIHEHCEKNDIKSIRFYGQASRDNDKGLSQKKQIEVIDKFKNDEYNVLISTSVAEEGIDIPAVDYVILYEPVPSEIRMIQRKGRTGRKHQGEMYILMTKGTLDESYYWASQRKERAMKNNIYNAYNKNNISLDNYVANNEEVQSYNINTDPDNAEVTIYVDYREKNSNMMRELDKINCEIKVKSMGVGDYQITDDIIIERKTVEDFSKSITDKRLYQQAKELTTNCRKPLMIIEGENIYHTFLHPNAIRGALASIALDFRIPIIQTQSETDTAFLLKRIALREQDKDNKKPVSIRTQTKPVTLPEQQLFITESLPGIGPVSAKSLLKHFKTVKNMINASKNELKEVEGIGEKTATNIIDVTQREFRDE; encoded by the coding sequence ATGAAAAATTGGATAGATCATAAATACATAAATAAAAATACGATAGAAGGAAGGATATACCAACAGAATTTAGCTATGAGTGTACTTAAAAAAGGTAACACAATGATAATAGCACCTACTGCAATGGGTAAAACAGTAATTGCAGCTTTAATATCAGCTGAAAGACTAAAAAACTATGAAAATAGTAAGATTTTAATATTAGCACCAAGTAAACCACTGACATTACAACATGAAAAAAGCTTTAAAAAATTTTTAAATACTTCAGTAACTAGTATAACAGGAAATAACAAACCTGCTGATAGAAAAGAATTATGGAAGGAAAATAGAGTAATTTGTGCTACACCACAAACTGTAGAATCTGATATTATATCACGTGAATATGATTTTAAAGATGTTTCTTTAATTGTCTTTGATGAATGTCATCACGCAGTAGGATCATATTCCTATGTATACTTAGCACAAAAGTATATTCAGCAAGCTAAAGACCAACTAGTATTAGGTTTAACAGCTAGTCCAGGATGGGAAGAGAAAAAAATAAAAGAAGTATCCCATAACATCTACATAAATAATGTTATAATTAAAAGTGAAGATGACCCTGACGTAGCACCATACTTTAATCAAGTGCAGACTAAATGGATAAAGGTAAAACTAACACCTGAATTAAAAGAAATAAAAGATTTATTAGCAGAAACTCTGAAAATAAGATTAAAAACTCTTAAAAAATTAGGTATTATAGATTCAATAGCTAAACCATCAAAAAGAGAAATTCTTGTTGAACAAAAAAGACTTCAACAAAAAATAGCCTCAAGTAATAATCCTAAAAAAGAATATTTCACAGGAATTTCAATATTAACTGAAGTAATAAATATTATGCATTCTCAAGAACTTCTTGAAACTCAGAGTATTAAAACATTGAATAATTACTTTAATAAACTTGAAAAGAAGAAAACAAAAGCATCTAAATCATTGAAAAATGATTATAAGTTTAATAAAGCTGTGATGTTAACAAGAAAATATGTGGATAGAGGTATTGATCATCCAAAAATGAAAAGATTAATGGAGTTAATTCAACAAATTCTTGATGAAAATAATCAGAATAAGATTATAGTATTCAGTCAGTTTAGAGATACCACAAAAAGTATTCATGAACATTGTGAAAAAAATGATATTAAATCTATCAGATTTTATGGTCAGGCATCACGAGATAATGATAAGGGATTAAGTCAGAAAAAACAGATTGAAGTAATTGATAAATTTAAGAATGATGAATACAACGTGCTTATCTCAACTAGTGTTGCAGAGGAAGGTATTGATATACCTGCTGTAGATTATGTTATATTATATGAACCAGTGCCATCTGAAATTAGAATGATTCAGAGAAAAGGAAGAACAGGACGTAAACATCAAGGTGAAATGTATATATTAATGACTAAAGGTACACTTGATGAATCATATTACTGGGCTAGTCAAAGAAAAGAAAGAGCAATGAAGAATAACATCTACAATGCATACAACAAGAATAATATTTCACTTGATAACTACGTGGCTAATAATGAAGAAGTACAATCTTATAATATCAACACAGACCCAGATAATGCTGAAGTAACTATATATGTTGATTATCGTGAGAAAAATTCTAACATGATGCGAGAATTAGATAAAATCAATTGTGAGATAAAAGTAAAAAGTATGGGTGTTGGTGATTATCAAATTACTGATGATATTATTATTGAAAGAAAAACTGTTGAAGATTTCAGCAAGTCAATAACAGATAAAAGATTATATCAACAAGCTAAAGAATTAACCACTAATTGTAGAAAACCCCTTATGATAATTGAAGGTGAAAACATTTATCATACATTCCTTCATCCAAATGCTATAAGAGGTGCACTTGCATCTATAGCACTTGACTTCAGAATACCAATTATTCAAACTCAAAGTGAAACCGACACAGCATTCCTATTAAAAAGAATAGCATTAAGAGAACAGGACAAAGACAACAAAAAACCAGTAAGTATACGAACACAAACAAAACCAGTTACACTACCAGAACAGCAATTATTCATAACAGAAAGCCTACCAGGAATAGGACCAGTATCAGCAAAAAGTCTACTCAAACATTTTAAAACTGTTAAAAACATGATAAATGCGTCAAAAAATGAATTAAAAGAAGTAGAAGGAATAGGAGAAAAAACAGCTACGAATATTATAGATGTAACACAAAGAGAATTCAGAGATGAATAA
- a CDS encoding DUF3427 domain-containing protein, with translation MSNSKFIINNSKYNVKVISTLQAELENCEEFYISVAFITESGITPLLQTLKELEENNIPGKILTTDYLSFSEPKALRKLNQLKNIDVRLYSVNEKGYGFHTKGYIFKNKENYDILIGSSNITQKALTVNKEWNILTKDSINNEVNKEIIQTFNEYWNNSIDIDECITQYEELYEENIELQMKSWIKPAPKQFKPNNMQKRFMENLSKLVDSGKKRGLLISATGTGKTYASAFGLKKLNPKRVLFLVHREQIAKQAKQSYEHVFNNKTMGMLSGNNKNYDSDFIFSTIQMMSREENYTKYDKNHFDYIVIDEVHRAGAKSYQKIMNYFEPKFYIGMTASPDRSDDFDIYSLFDHNIIYEIRLKDALEENMLCTFNYFGITDKALDVNDLSSTRIDNIIENIEYYGYSGNRVKGLVFCNTNKNSKLLSDEFNRRGYKTISLSGDNSQKERDEAIDRLTSDTREDYLDYIFTVDIFNEGVDIKEVNQIVMLRETESSIIFIQQLGRGLRKSPGKEYVVVLDFIGNYNNNFMIPIALSGDTTYDKDTIRKFMINRDNMLVGCSTINFDKISSERIYKSINKAKFNNLNFIRNEYFKLKNKLGHIPTLYEFYKYNQLNPMFIINCMNKLNSLKESKTYPYFVAKVDNDYNNSMNTLELLYLEFITQKLANGRRPHELVIIEELIKNNTLEIYVLENILKERYNIINDRISIESAIRVLDKSFYKPREHDYYLKSKIIDVKDDEITIDPIFKRLLDNKEFKDNVCDLLKVGLTEYEDNYNEHLDNMNFKLYERYSRADIAKLLNWPEKDAIYGYVIKNNIDNEKTCPFCVTYDKKENNEESTKYVNKFYDNETLSWMATSSRTFESKDIKEILNYKKTNMKFYLFMKKNNEEGKTFYYMGPIIPTQPAQAKVMDKNGELKDTVNFKLKLKYPVREDIYEYFIN, from the coding sequence TTGTCTAATTCTAAATTCATAATAAACAACTCAAAATACAATGTTAAAGTGATAAGTACGCTACAAGCTGAATTAGAAAACTGTGAAGAATTCTATATAAGTGTAGCATTCATAACAGAAAGTGGAATAACACCATTATTACAAACACTAAAAGAATTAGAAGAAAATAACATACCTGGTAAAATATTAACAACAGATTACCTATCTTTCAGTGAACCTAAAGCATTAAGAAAACTAAATCAACTAAAAAACATAGATGTACGATTATACTCAGTAAATGAAAAGGGATATGGCTTTCATACTAAAGGATACATATTTAAAAACAAGGAAAACTATGATATACTGATAGGAAGCTCCAACATAACACAAAAAGCATTGACAGTTAACAAAGAATGGAATATACTAACAAAAGACAGTATTAATAATGAAGTAAACAAGGAGATAATACAAACATTCAATGAATATTGGAATAATTCAATAGATATAGATGAGTGTATAACTCAATATGAAGAATTATATGAAGAAAATATAGAATTACAGATGAAATCATGGATAAAACCTGCTCCAAAACAATTTAAACCAAATAATATGCAGAAACGATTCATGGAAAATCTAAGTAAACTAGTAGATTCAGGTAAGAAAAGAGGATTACTGATAAGTGCAACAGGTACAGGTAAAACATATGCATCAGCATTTGGATTAAAAAAACTTAATCCTAAAAGAGTATTATTCCTAGTACACAGGGAACAAATAGCAAAACAAGCAAAACAATCATATGAACATGTATTTAACAATAAAACTATGGGCATGCTCTCAGGAAATAATAAAAACTATGATAGCGACTTTATATTCAGTACTATTCAAATGATGTCACGTGAAGAGAATTATACTAAATATGATAAGAATCATTTTGACTACATTGTAATAGATGAGGTACACAGAGCAGGAGCTAAAAGTTACCAGAAAATAATGAATTATTTCGAGCCTAAGTTTTATATAGGAATGACAGCATCTCCAGATAGATCAGATGACTTTGACATCTACTCCTTATTTGACCATAATATAATATACGAGATAAGATTAAAAGATGCCTTGGAAGAGAATATGCTCTGCACATTTAATTATTTTGGTATAACTGATAAAGCATTAGATGTTAATGATTTATCCAGCACTCGTATAGATAATATAATTGAAAACATTGAATATTATGGTTACAGTGGAAATCGAGTTAAAGGATTAGTCTTCTGTAATACTAATAAAAATTCAAAATTATTATCCGATGAATTTAATAGACGCGGATATAAAACAATTAGTCTTAGTGGTGATAACTCACAAAAGGAAAGAGATGAAGCAATCGATAGATTAACTAGTGATACACGTGAAGATTACCTTGACTATATATTCACAGTTGACATTTTCAATGAAGGTGTTGATATTAAAGAAGTTAATCAAATAGTAATGTTACGTGAAACAGAGTCCAGTATAATATTTATACAACAACTTGGAAGAGGACTTCGTAAATCACCAGGAAAGGAATATGTTGTCGTACTGGACTTTATTGGTAATTATAATAATAATTTCATGATTCCCATAGCATTATCAGGAGATACCACTTATGATAAGGATACAATTCGTAAGTTTATGATTAACCGTGATAATATGCTTGTTGGATGTTCTACAATCAATTTTGATAAAATATCATCTGAGAGAATTTATAAATCCATCAATAAAGCTAAATTCAATAACTTGAATTTTATTAGAAACGAGTATTTCAAATTAAAAAACAAGCTTGGACACATTCCTACTCTTTATGAGTTCTACAAGTATAATCAATTGAATCCTATGTTTATAATTAATTGTATGAATAAGCTTAATTCATTAAAGGAAAGTAAAACATACCCTTACTTTGTTGCTAAAGTTGATAATGATTATAATAATTCAATGAATACCTTAGAATTATTATATTTAGAATTTATTACTCAGAAACTTGCAAATGGTAGAAGACCTCATGAACTGGTAATTATAGAGGAATTGATTAAAAATAATACACTTGAAATTTATGTTCTTGAAAATATACTCAAAGAAAGATATAATATTATTAACGACAGAATATCCATTGAAAGTGCCATACGTGTACTTGACAAATCATTCTACAAACCAAGAGAACATGATTATTACTTAAAAAGTAAAATAATAGATGTTAAAGACGATGAAATCACAATAGATCCAATATTTAAAAGACTATTAGATAATAAAGAATTTAAAGATAATGTATGTGACCTTTTAAAAGTAGGATTAACTGAATATGAAGATAACTATAATGAACATCTCGATAACATGAATTTCAAGTTATATGAAAGATATTCAAGAGCAGATATAGCTAAATTACTAAACTGGCCTGAAAAAGATGCTATATACGGTTATGTGATAAAAAATAATATAGATAATGAGAAAACATGTCCATTCTGTGTAACATATGATAAAAAAGAAAATAATGAAGAAAGCACTAAATATGTTAATAAATTCTATGATAATGAAACACTAAGTTGGATGGCCACTAGTTCCAGAACATTTGAATCAAAGGATATTAAAGAAATTCTTAACTATAAAAAGACAAATATGAAATTCTACTTGTTTATGAAAAAAAATAATGAAGAAGGAAAAACATTCTATTACATGGGTCCTATTATTCCTACACAGCCAGCTCAAGCTAAAGTCATGGATAAGAATGGTGAACTTAAGGATACTGTGAACTTTAAATTAAAACTAAAATATCCGGTACGAGAGGACATTTATGAATATTTTATTAATTAA
- a CDS encoding cupin domain-containing protein, protein MTEKSTIYQIDKLVEYQENSVVSKELVKKETGTITVFAFDKGEGLSEHAAPYDAMIQIIDGKLELTLNKKLYTLEKGDMIIMPANAPHALHAAERFKMILSMIKSE, encoded by the coding sequence ATGACTGAAAAATCAACAATATATCAAATAGATAAATTAGTAGAATATCAGGAAAATTCTGTTGTAAGTAAAGAATTAGTAAAAAAAGAAACAGGAACAATAACAGTATTTGCATTTGATAAAGGAGAAGGATTATCCGAACATGCAGCTCCATACGATGCAATGATTCAAATAATAGATGGAAAACTAGAATTAACATTAAACAAAAAATTATATACACTTGAAAAGGGTGATATGATTATAATGCCAGCAAATGCTCCACATGCATTACATGCAGCTGAAAGATTTAAAATGATACTATCTATGATAAAATCAGAATAA
- a CDS encoding aconitase X catalytic domain-containing protein produces the protein MELTKYEEDMYNGEYGEGKAECMEILVSLGKIYDAEKMIPITSAQVSGVSYKTIGDAGLDFVVDLGKKADVTLETMLNPAGVDIENWEELGFSEEFTKKQIDIIKGYESIGVMSTCTCTPYLIGNTPMLNDHVSWSESSAVCYVNSVIGARTNREGGPSALLAAIVGRTPYYGNHILENRVADMIFDVSYDFNNEAEIGALGYYVGQIVNDKKPYFKLTSNPGRNNLKLLGAALASSGAVSQYHVEGITPEAEFARNHESFDELETIDIDETIIKDTISKLSTTDKIPDLVCLGCPHASITEIQKVTQLVKGKKLVKDLWICTSKAIKAISQQCGYLDIIEQAGGKIVSDTCMVVAPIEELDYEVIGVNSAKAANYVPNMCKLDVVYDTVENLIDMISE, from the coding sequence ATGGAACTTACAAAGTATGAAGAAGACATGTATAATGGTGAATATGGTGAAGGAAAAGCAGAATGTATGGAAATACTAGTAAGTCTAGGAAAAATATATGATGCAGAAAAAATGATACCAATTACATCTGCACAAGTATCTGGAGTATCATACAAAACTATTGGTGATGCGGGACTGGATTTTGTAGTTGATTTAGGTAAAAAAGCAGATGTTACACTAGAAACCATGCTTAACCCTGCTGGAGTAGATATTGAAAACTGGGAAGAATTAGGATTCAGCGAAGAATTCACTAAAAAACAGATTGATATAATAAAAGGATATGAAAGTATAGGTGTAATGAGCACATGTACATGTACACCATACCTAATAGGTAATACTCCAATGCTGAATGATCATGTATCATGGTCCGAATCATCAGCTGTATGCTATGTAAATAGTGTTATAGGTGCTAGAACAAACCGTGAAGGTGGTCCAAGTGCATTACTAGCAGCAATAGTTGGAAGAACACCATACTATGGAAATCATATCTTAGAAAATAGAGTAGCTGACATGATATTTGATGTATCCTATGATTTTAATAATGAAGCAGAAATCGGAGCACTAGGATACTATGTTGGACAAATAGTTAATGATAAAAAACCATACTTTAAACTTACAAGTAATCCTGGAAGAAATAATCTAAAACTATTAGGAGCAGCTCTCGCAAGTAGTGGAGCTGTAAGTCAATACCATGTAGAAGGAATTACTCCAGAAGCCGAGTTTGCAAGAAATCATGAATCATTCGATGAACTTGAAACAATAGATATTGATGAAACTATAATCAAGGATACTATTAGTAAGTTATCTACTACAGATAAAATTCCTGATCTTGTATGTCTCGGATGTCCACATGCGTCAATAACTGAAATTCAGAAAGTAACTCAACTTGTTAAAGGTAAAAAACTAGTTAAAGACTTATGGATTTGCACATCTAAAGCTATAAAAGCAATAAGTCAACAATGCGGATATCTTGATATTATAGAACAAGCTGGTGGAAAAATAGTTTCTGATACATGTATGGTTGTAGCTCCTATTGAAGAACTTGATTATGAAGTTATTGGAGTTAATTCAGCAAAAGCAGCAAATTATGTGCCTAACATGTGTAAGTTAGATGTTGTTTATGATACTGTAGAGAATTTAATTGATATGATATCTGAATAA
- the pyrB gene encoding aspartate carbamoyltransferase: MSFNLENIISIRDFKKSDVEYILDLAEDMEPIAKSEKVCHKKDGKLLGVMFYEPSTRTRLSFETAMKRLGGDVIGFNQKQGTSIQKGEVLYDTAQIISQYTDAIVLRHDMEGAARFISNKVDVPVINAGDGAGQHPTQTLLDLYTMRRTLDNINNIKIAIVGDLKYGRTVHSLVYALAMFNAEIVFISPNELQMPPEILKDLEKINCKFSIKSSLADNISDVDVVYMTRIQKERFPDPQEYLKVKGQYALKGKDLENSDVIVMHPLPRVDEISFDVDKLDNAMYFKQAFYGVPIRMALLDSIIK, translated from the coding sequence ATGAGTTTTAATTTAGAAAATATAATTTCTATCAGAGATTTTAAGAAAAGTGATGTTGAATACATATTAGATCTTGCTGAAGACATGGAGCCAATTGCTAAATCAGAGAAAGTATGTCATAAAAAGGATGGTAAATTATTAGGAGTAATGTTCTATGAACCATCAACTCGTACAAGATTATCATTTGAAACTGCAATGAAACGATTAGGTGGAGATGTAATAGGATTTAACCAGAAACAGGGAACAAGTATACAGAAAGGTGAAGTATTATATGATACTGCACAGATTATATCCCAATATACTGATGCTATTGTTTTAAGACATGATATGGAAGGAGCTGCAAGATTCATATCTAACAAGGTTGATGTTCCTGTTATTAATGCTGGAGATGGAGCAGGACAACATCCTACACAAACATTACTTGATCTTTATACTATGAGAAGAACATTAGATAATATTAATAATATTAAAATTGCTATTGTTGGAGATTTGAAATATGGACGTACTGTTCATAGTCTTGTATATGCTCTTGCAATGTTTAATGCTGAGATAGTGTTTATATCACCTAATGAATTACAGATGCCTCCGGAGATTCTTAAAGATTTGGAGAAGATTAATTGTAAATTCAGTATTAAAAGTTCTTTAGCTGATAATATAAGTGATGTTGATGTTGTTTATATGACTAGAATACAGAAGGAAAGATTCCCTGATCCACAGGAATACTTGAAAGTTAAAGGTCAATATGCATTAAAGGGAAAAGATTTGGAGAATTCTGATGTCATAGTTATGCATCCACTTCCCAGGGTTGATGAAATATCATTTGATGTTGATAAACTAGATAATGCTATGTACTTTAAACAAGCATTTTATGGTGTTCCAATTAGAATGGCATTACTTGATTCCATAATAAAATAA
- a CDS encoding single-stranded-DNA-specific exonuclease RecJ → MTQQQQLYLLNRADEACDLLKSHIEKQHVVRLISHNDADGLTSAGIFANAIQKAGGRFHTTILPRLRDSNVKELNKSKYKLFIFSDMGSGNLDSISKLKGDVIIADHHQVPEGTDPEIQVDNKQIIHVNPHIFNIDGTKDVSGSGLSYLSVHGYEFYELAGLALTGAYGDMQFKHGPTGINKLILDEAIEHNTMEIKDELKLAYSNSQPLYKAITYTYNPVIQGLSGNIDETKQFLDNHNIPKDKLLSQLSKEEYETLKNELININENIYGEIYTIPNIRRELTNIEEYSNLLNACGKNKEYTAALSIQLGKYAQIDYAESLLSKYSSNMQNGIEWIKREGSIQEENIQYIYTEDKELKKVAAAVSSIGIDLGILPDKPVLSLMKMDNLIKVSSRTTDNMVEQGVNLGVIMNQASNNFNGSGGGHNIAAGATIPANQKDNFIHLVDEMVEYQINNN, encoded by the coding sequence ATGACCCAACAACAGCAGCTTTACTTGTTAAATAGAGCTGACGAAGCTTGTGATTTACTTAAATCACACATTGAAAAACAGCATGTTGTGAGATTAATATCTCACAATGATGCTGATGGACTAACATCTGCTGGAATATTTGCTAACGCAATACAGAAGGCAGGTGGAAGATTCCATACAACAATATTACCACGTCTTAGAGACAGTAACGTTAAAGAACTTAACAAATCCAAATATAAACTATTTATTTTCTCAGATATGGGAAGTGGAAATCTGGACAGTATTTCTAAACTCAAGGGTGATGTGATAATAGCAGACCATCATCAAGTACCCGAAGGTACAGACCCAGAAATACAAGTGGATAATAAGCAGATAATACACGTGAATCCTCATATATTTAATATTGATGGAACCAAAGATGTTAGTGGTTCTGGACTTTCATATTTATCAGTGCATGGCTATGAATTCTATGAACTAGCAGGATTAGCATTAACTGGTGCATATGGTGATATGCAATTCAAACATGGTCCAACAGGCATAAACAAACTAATTTTAGATGAAGCCATTGAACATAATACAATGGAAATCAAAGACGAATTAAAACTAGCATACTCTAACAGTCAACCATTATACAAAGCAATAACATACACATACAACCCAGTAATTCAAGGATTATCTGGAAATATTGATGAAACAAAACAATTCTTAGATAATCATAACATTCCTAAAGATAAGCTACTAAGTCAACTATCTAAAGAAGAATATGAAACATTGAAAAATGAATTAATCAATATTAATGAGAATATATATGGCGAAATATACACTATACCTAATATCAGAAGAGAACTAACAAATATTGAAGAGTATTCTAATCTATTAAATGCATGTGGTAAAAACAAAGAATACACAGCAGCACTAAGCATACAACTAGGAAAATACGCACAAATAGACTATGCAGAATCATTATTATCTAAGTACAGTAGTAATATGCAGAATGGAATTGAGTGGATAAAAAGAGAAGGCAGTATTCAAGAAGAAAATATCCAATACATATACACAGAAGACAAAGAACTTAAAAAAGTTGCAGCAGCAGTAAGTAGTATTGGTATAGATCTTGGCATACTTCCAGATAAACCTGTGTTAAGTCTGATGAAGATGGATAACTTAATCAAAGTATCCTCTAGAACAACAGACAATATGGTAGAACAAGGTGTTAATCTAGGTGTTATAATGAACCAAGCATCTAACAACTTCAATGGATCTGGTGGTGGACATAACATAGCAGCTGGTGCAACAATCCCTGCTAACCAAAAAGATAATTTCATACACCTAGTAGATGAAATGGTAGAATATCAAATAAATAACAACTAG